In Methylobacterium aquaticum, the following are encoded in one genomic region:
- a CDS encoding PaaX family transcriptional regulator C-terminal domain-containing protein — protein MSDAGEVSGEALIARLVETLPLRSGGFIVTLYGDVVEPRGGRLWMGNIVETCRRVGISETLVRTAVSRLVAAGQLTGERQGRRSFYRLTEAARREFLSAARILFAPQAEPGWLFVWLGPDQAGEAGPALERAGFVRLGPQWLLGPARHRPEDPALVVFEAGTAAGPRLRDLVAAHWDLAAVAAAYDTFLAAFAGVADALDGGTRPTDEEALQLRLLLVHAYRHAALRDARLPAATLPPDWSGHRARRLFADLYLRLSPAADRHVGHHLLAGDDVLPARTAETIGRTESLARIRDDA, from the coding sequence GTGAGCGACGCGGGAGAGGTCTCGGGAGAAGCCCTGATCGCGCGCCTCGTCGAGACGCTGCCGCTGCGCTCCGGCGGGTTCATCGTCACCCTCTACGGGGACGTGGTCGAGCCGCGCGGCGGCCGTCTCTGGATGGGCAACATCGTCGAGACCTGCCGGAGGGTCGGGATCAGCGAGACGCTGGTGCGGACCGCGGTGTCCCGGCTCGTCGCGGCCGGGCAGCTTACCGGCGAGCGCCAGGGCCGGCGCAGCTTCTACCGGCTCACCGAGGCGGCGCGGCGCGAGTTCCTGTCCGCCGCCCGGATCCTGTTCGCGCCGCAAGCCGAGCCCGGCTGGCTCTTCGTCTGGCTCGGGCCCGACCAGGCCGGCGAGGCCGGGCCGGCGCTGGAGCGGGCGGGGTTCGTCCGGCTCGGGCCGCAATGGCTGCTCGGACCGGCCCGCCACCGGCCGGAGGATCCCGCCCTCGTGGTCTTCGAGGCCGGCACGGCGGCGGGCCCGAGGCTGCGCGACCTCGTCGCCGCGCACTGGGACCTCGCCGCCGTCGCGGCGGCCTACGACACGTTCCTCGCGGCCTTTGCCGGCGTCGCGGATGCCCTCGACGGCGGAACCCGGCCGACGGACGAGGAGGCGCTGCAGCTCCGGCTGCTGCTCGTCCACGCCTATCGTCACGCGGCGCTCCGGGATGCGCGCCTGCCCGCCGCGACCCTGCCGCCGGACTGGAGCGGGCACCGCGCCCGCCGGCTGTTCGCCGATCTCTACCTGCGTCTCTCCCCCGCCGCCGACCGCCATGTCGGACACCACCTCCTGGCCGGCGACGATGTGCTGCCGGCCCGGACGGCGGAGACGATCGGCCGGACGGAATCCCTCGCCCGGATTCGCGACGACGCCTGA
- the msrB gene encoding peptide-methionine (R)-S-oxide reductase MsrB — protein MPTYEKSDAAIARLTPEQYRVTQQNGTERPGTGEYLENKEPGIYVDVVSGEPLFASSDKYESGCGWPSFTKPIEPAHVAELRDTTHGMIRTEVRSKHGDSHLGHVFPDGPRESGGLRYCINSASLRFVPRDRMEQEGYGAYLDQVGER, from the coding sequence ATGCCGACCTACGAGAAGTCCGACGCCGCCATCGCCCGGCTCACCCCCGAGCAGTACCGGGTCACCCAGCAGAACGGCACCGAGCGCCCCGGGACCGGCGAGTACCTGGAGAACAAGGAGCCGGGCATCTACGTCGACGTCGTGTCGGGCGAGCCGCTCTTCGCCTCCTCCGACAAGTACGAATCCGGCTGCGGCTGGCCGAGCTTCACCAAGCCGATCGAGCCGGCCCACGTCGCGGAGCTGCGCGACACCACCCACGGGATGATCCGCACCGAGGTCCGCTCGAAGCACGGCGACAGCCATCTCGGCCACGTCTTCCCGGACGGTCCCCGGGAAAGCGGCGGCCTGCGCTACTGCATCAACTCGGCGTCCCTGCGCTTCGTGCCCCGCGACCGGATGGAGCAGGAGGGCTACGGCGCCTATCTCGATCAGGTCGGGGAACGCTGA
- a CDS encoding amino acid ABC transporter ATP-binding protein, protein MPETPMIEVAHVRKSFGTVSVLKDISLSVPKGGVLSLIGPSGSGKSTLLRCLNLLTIPDEGTIRIGTHAMRFGRDPQGKDHRMPRDKDLAAFRATVGMVFQNFNLFPHMSVIRNVMEGPVTVLGKGRDETRELALRLLDKVGLREKAEVSPDRLSGGQKQRVAIARALAMKPEVMLFDEATSALDPELVGEVLQVVRQLASEGMTMVLVTHEIAFARDVADTCVFMRDGFVVEEGPARQVIEDPREAATKAFLSHFHKAAV, encoded by the coding sequence ATGCCGGAGACACCGATGATCGAGGTCGCGCACGTCAGGAAGTCGTTCGGGACCGTGTCCGTGCTCAAGGACATCTCCTTGAGCGTGCCCAAGGGCGGGGTGCTGTCGCTGATCGGCCCGAGCGGATCGGGCAAGTCGACCCTCCTGCGCTGCCTGAACCTCCTCACCATCCCGGACGAGGGGACGATCCGGATCGGCACGCACGCGATGCGCTTCGGCCGCGATCCCCAGGGCAAGGATCACCGGATGCCGCGGGACAAGGACCTCGCCGCCTTCCGGGCGACGGTCGGCATGGTGTTCCAGAACTTCAACCTGTTTCCCCACATGTCGGTGATCCGGAACGTCATGGAGGGGCCCGTCACGGTGCTTGGCAAGGGCCGGGACGAGACGCGGGAACTCGCGCTCCGGCTCCTGGACAAGGTCGGCTTGCGGGAGAAGGCGGAGGTCTCCCCGGACCGGCTGTCCGGCGGACAGAAGCAGCGGGTCGCCATCGCCCGGGCGCTCGCGATGAAGCCGGAGGTAATGCTCTTCGACGAGGCGACCTCGGCGCTCGATCCCGAGCTCGTCGGCGAAGTCCTGCAGGTCGTCCGGCAACTGGCCTCGGAGGGGATGACCATGGTGCTGGTCACCCACGAGATCGCGTTCGCGCGCGACGTCGCCGATACCTGCGTGTTCATGCGCGACGGCTTCGTCGTCGAGGAAGGACCGGCCCGCCAGGTGATCGAGGACCCGCGTGAGGCCGCCACCAAGGCCTTCCTCAGCCATTTTCACAAGGCGGCGGTGTGA
- a CDS encoding amino acid ABC transporter permease → MTYEWDFSFLLQYKGLIAIGALYTIGFTILTAVSGFAVGGLIAVARLGQVKAVTIPLMAFIEIFRCTPVLVQLVWIYYALPILIGVELKPATAAFIALTLYGASFFAEIIRGGIASIDVGQWDAGRALGMRRGALLKRIVLPQALKRMIPPLVNQVVLQLKNTSLLSVLAVPDLLYQGQLITSATYKPLEVYTMIAIIYFVILFPLTTFAHRLENRLAR, encoded by the coding sequence ATGACGTACGAGTGGGATTTTTCGTTCCTGCTGCAATACAAGGGCCTGATCGCCATCGGCGCCCTGTACACGATCGGCTTCACCATCCTCACCGCCGTCTCGGGCTTCGCCGTCGGCGGCCTGATCGCCGTCGCGCGCTTGGGACAGGTGAAGGCGGTGACCATCCCGCTCATGGCCTTCATCGAGATCTTTCGATGCACGCCCGTGCTGGTGCAGCTGGTCTGGATCTACTACGCGCTCCCGATCCTGATCGGCGTCGAGCTGAAGCCGGCCACCGCCGCCTTCATCGCCCTGACGCTCTACGGCGCGTCGTTCTTCGCCGAGATCATCCGCGGCGGCATCGCCTCGATCGATGTCGGCCAGTGGGATGCGGGCCGGGCGCTGGGCATGCGCCGCGGGGCGCTGCTCAAGCGCATCGTCCTGCCGCAGGCGCTCAAGCGGATGATCCCGCCCCTCGTCAACCAGGTCGTGCTCCAGCTGAAGAACACCTCGCTGTTGTCCGTTCTCGCCGTGCCCGACCTGCTCTACCAGGGCCAGCTCATCACCTCGGCCACCTACAAGCCGCTCGAAGTCTACACGATGATCGCGATCATCTACTTCGTGATCCTGTTCCCGCTGACGACCTTCGCGCACCGGCTGGAAAACAGGCTCGCGCGGTGA
- a CDS encoding transporter substrate-binding domain-containing protein, with the protein MVSRRDIASLLGAGTLAAASLSPIGTAQAQTGPAGENTFQRIRRTKKLRIAGIVGTEPYYKKDIATGEWSGFCISMAQDLAKAMDAEVEIAETTWGNAVLDLQANKIDIMFGLSPTPSRALTVEFTRPIMLNTFTIIAKPGFEPKTWADLNKPEVRVAVDIGSTHDLFARRVIPNATLVALKTPDDAMLSVQSNRADCVIQVALLSLVTVKKNPKVGRIIVPTPLSAQPTCAGVRAEPDPRFRTFVDNWLEYNRGLGAMKGWITSSLELVGVKGADIPPEITF; encoded by the coding sequence ATGGTATCACGCAGGGACATCGCCTCTCTTCTCGGCGCCGGCACGCTCGCCGCGGCGAGCCTCTCCCCCATCGGCACCGCCCAGGCCCAGACGGGGCCCGCCGGGGAGAACACCTTCCAGCGCATCCGGCGCACCAAGAAGCTCCGGATCGCCGGCATCGTCGGCACCGAGCCGTACTACAAGAAGGACATCGCCACCGGCGAATGGTCCGGCTTCTGCATCAGCATGGCGCAGGACCTCGCCAAGGCGATGGATGCCGAGGTCGAGATCGCCGAGACCACCTGGGGCAACGCGGTGCTCGATCTCCAGGCCAACAAGATCGACATCATGTTCGGCCTGTCGCCGACCCCGTCGCGCGCGCTCACGGTGGAGTTCACGCGGCCGATCATGCTGAACACCTTCACCATCATCGCCAAGCCCGGCTTCGAGCCGAAGACCTGGGCCGACCTCAACAAGCCGGAGGTCCGCGTCGCCGTCGACATCGGCTCGACCCACGACCTCTTCGCCCGGCGCGTCATCCCGAACGCCACGCTGGTCGCCCTGAAGACCCCGGACGACGCCATGCTGTCGGTGCAGTCCAACCGGGCCGACTGCGTCATCCAGGTCGCGCTGCTCTCGCTCGTGACCGTGAAGAAGAACCCGAAGGTGGGCCGGATCATCGTGCCGACGCCGCTCAGCGCGCAGCCGACCTGCGCCGGCGTGCGGGCCGAGCCCGATCCGCGGTTCCGGACCTTCGTCGACAACTGGCTCGAATACAATCGCGGGCTCGGCGCCATGAAGGGCTGGATCACGTCGAGTCTGGAGCTGGTGGGCGTGAAGGGCGCCGACATCCCGCCCGAGATCACCTTCTGA
- a CDS encoding FAD-dependent monooxygenase: MTDGLIVGAGPVGLTLAAELARYGIGVRLIDRAPHATETSKALVVWSRTLELMDRMGCTGAFLAAGLRARGASIRSGETLLGSPRFEGIASAYDFALMIPQRDTERLLAAHLRSFGVAVERQVELVGFDPREDGVEARLRHADGREERVRTPWLIGCDGAHSAVRHGLGLAFAGAAQGDDWLLADMRLDGPGAPPPDEIATYLHRDGPFVVFPIPGGRARIVATLGKTDATHPRPDPTLADVQALIDRRAGGGFRASDPVWLTQFRINERKVAEYRHGRVFLAGDAAHIHSPAGGQGMNTGMQDAVNLAWKLAMVERGEAAPTLLDSYSPERSAVGDLVLRNAGRLTDMATLSHPAAQAARNLALRFLLGLHAVRDRMATTMSEIAIAYAGSPLSAGPGSGARWKPDDDAGPPPGAGDAPRFVLYAADPERGAALAARYPGLLEPAPRVPPDASRLFIVRPDGYLGLSAGGAAWDEAERYLRALATAA; encoded by the coding sequence ATGACGGACGGTCTCATCGTCGGCGCCGGGCCCGTGGGCCTGACCCTGGCGGCCGAACTGGCACGCTACGGCATCGGGGTGCGCCTGATCGACCGGGCGCCCCACGCCACCGAGACCTCGAAGGCCCTGGTGGTCTGGTCGCGCACGCTCGAGCTGATGGATCGCATGGGCTGCACCGGGGCCTTCCTGGCGGCCGGCCTGCGCGCGCGCGGCGCCTCGATCCGCAGCGGCGAAACACTCCTCGGCTCTCCGCGCTTCGAGGGTATCGCGAGTGCCTACGACTTCGCCCTGATGATCCCGCAGCGGGACACCGAGCGCCTGCTCGCGGCGCATCTGCGATCCTTCGGCGTCGCGGTCGAGCGACAGGTGGAACTGGTCGGCTTCGACCCGAGGGAGGACGGCGTCGAGGCGCGCCTGCGCCACGCCGACGGTCGCGAGGAGCGGGTGAGGACGCCGTGGCTGATCGGCTGCGACGGGGCCCACAGCGCGGTGCGGCACGGGCTCGGCCTGGCGTTCGCGGGGGCGGCGCAGGGCGACGACTGGCTGCTCGCCGATATGCGCCTCGACGGGCCGGGGGCGCCGCCGCCGGACGAGATCGCAACCTACCTGCACCGCGACGGCCCCTTCGTGGTCTTCCCGATCCCGGGCGGGCGCGCCCGGATCGTCGCCACCCTGGGCAAGACGGATGCGACGCATCCGCGCCCCGATCCCACCCTCGCCGACGTGCAAGCCCTCATCGACCGGCGGGCCGGCGGCGGCTTTCGCGCCTCCGATCCGGTCTGGCTGACGCAGTTCCGCATCAACGAGCGCAAGGTGGCCGAGTACCGGCACGGACGCGTCTTCCTCGCCGGCGACGCGGCGCACATCCACAGCCCCGCCGGCGGCCAGGGCATGAATACCGGCATGCAGGACGCGGTGAACCTCGCCTGGAAGCTGGCAATGGTGGAACGCGGCGAGGCCGCCCCCACCCTGCTCGACAGCTACAGCCCCGAGCGCAGCGCGGTCGGCGACCTCGTGCTGCGCAATGCCGGGCGCCTCACCGACATGGCGACGCTGTCGCACCCGGCGGCGCAAGCCGCGCGCAACCTCGCGCTCCGCTTCCTGCTCGGGCTCCACGCCGTCCGCGACCGGATGGCGACGACGATGAGCGAGATCGCGATCGCCTATGCCGGCTCGCCCCTGTCGGCCGGGCCCGGCTCCGGGGCGCGGTGGAAGCCGGACGACGATGCGGGACCACCCCCGGGTGCCGGGGACGCGCCGCGTTTCGTGCTCTACGCCGCCGACCCGGAACGCGGCGCCGCGCTGGCGGCGCGCTACCCCGGCCTGCTGGAACCGGCCCCGCGCGTCCCACCCGACGCGTCCCGCCTCTTCATCGTCCGGCCCGACGGCTATCTCGGCCTGTCGGCGGGGGGCGCCGCCTGGGACGAGGCGGAGCGGTACCTGCGGGCGCTCGCGACGGCGGCGTGA
- a CDS encoding PAS domain-containing protein has protein sequence MAPLKFLSREDLEAEILRLRAIVSTSGAEAERAVMRHAEREDRHRLPLADSGTQAAQADRNALASSEARRRAIFDSAIDFAMVVIDPAGTVTDWNSGAAHAMGWSADEMCGESAERFFTPEDRASGRLAAEMRQALEAGRAPDERWHLRKDGGRFWASGEMMPLHRDGVHLGFVKILRDRTVEHLAGVALEETQERYRIAAKATNDAVWDWDLAADQVLWNEAMARAYGHSLETVAPTGAWWIGQIHPDDRARIDASIHAVIAGTGSAWTGEYRFRRADGSYAEILDRGHVIRDAGAGPCG, from the coding sequence GTGGCGCCGCTGAAATTCCTATCCCGCGAAGACCTCGAGGCGGAGATCCTTCGCCTGCGGGCGATCGTGAGCACCTCCGGTGCCGAGGCGGAGCGCGCCGTCATGCGTCACGCCGAGCGCGAGGACCGGCACCGCCTCCCCCTCGCCGACAGCGGGACGCAGGCGGCCCAGGCCGACCGGAACGCGCTGGCCTCCAGCGAGGCGCGCCGGCGCGCGATCTTCGACAGCGCGATCGACTTCGCCATGGTGGTCATCGATCCGGCGGGAACCGTCACCGACTGGAATTCCGGCGCCGCGCACGCGATGGGCTGGAGCGCCGACGAGATGTGCGGGGAGAGCGCCGAACGCTTCTTCACGCCCGAGGACCGGGCGAGCGGGCGCCTCGCCGCCGAGATGCGGCAGGCCCTGGAGGCGGGGCGGGCGCCCGACGAGCGCTGGCACCTGCGCAAGGACGGCGGGCGGTTCTGGGCGTCGGGCGAGATGATGCCGCTGCACCGCGACGGCGTGCATCTCGGCTTCGTGAAGATCCTGCGCGACCGCACCGTGGAGCATCTGGCGGGCGTCGCGCTCGAGGAGACCCAGGAGCGCTACCGGATCGCCGCCAAGGCCACCAACGACGCCGTCTGGGACTGGGACCTCGCCGCCGACCAGGTGCTGTGGAACGAGGCCATGGCCCGGGCCTACGGCCATTCGCTCGAGACGGTCGCACCGACCGGTGCGTGGTGGATCGGTCAGATCCATCCGGACGACCGCGCCCGCATCGACGCCTCGATCCATGCCGTCATCGCAGGCACCGGCAGCGCCTGGACCGGCGAGTACCGCTTCCGCCGCGCCGACGGCTCTTATGCCGAGATCCTCGACCGGGGCCACGTGATCCGCGATGCCGGGGCCGGGCCGTGCGGATGA
- a CDS encoding AEC family transporter — MSNLATIGSTLVTVILPVFGLIAIGRLVVRVGIVERGETKGLTGLIFWILLPALLFLSIVGARTAPRLDVIAVYFSVALPVFALSVVLGLALLRMTIAQAAVFGLNGSFGNTVLLGIPIVGAVWGGAGLAILLSIIAAHSLLLLPAATILVEIDRGGTQRRLLRTLRDTVVGSLKNPIISSILAATLWNATGLPVPEAPRRMLELLAGAAPALALISLGASLPVLHRGHVGPPVLFAVAIKLVVMPLCMALAVTVAGIPQPAAIVMVVTAALPTGANAFLLAHRSGAMMEVSAATVVVATVVAVATLTAIVSAGS; from the coding sequence ATGTCGAACCTCGCGACGATCGGATCGACGCTCGTCACCGTCATCCTTCCGGTCTTCGGCCTGATCGCGATCGGTCGCCTGGTCGTCCGGGTCGGAATCGTCGAGCGGGGCGAGACCAAGGGCCTGACCGGCCTGATCTTCTGGATCCTGCTGCCGGCCCTGCTGTTCCTGTCGATCGTCGGCGCCCGGACGGCGCCGCGCCTCGACGTGATCGCCGTCTACTTCTCGGTGGCGCTGCCGGTCTTCGCCCTGTCGGTGGTCCTCGGCCTCGCGCTCTTGCGCATGACGATCGCCCAGGCGGCGGTGTTCGGGCTGAACGGGTCGTTCGGCAACACCGTGCTGCTCGGCATCCCCATCGTGGGCGCGGTCTGGGGCGGGGCGGGGCTCGCCATCCTGCTCTCGATCATCGCGGCCCACTCGCTCCTCCTGCTGCCGGCGGCCACGATCCTCGTCGAGATCGACCGGGGCGGGACGCAGCGGCGTCTCCTGCGCACGTTGCGCGACACGGTCGTCGGCAGCCTGAAGAACCCGATCATCTCGTCGATCCTGGCGGCCACCCTCTGGAACGCGACCGGCCTTCCCGTGCCGGAGGCGCCCCGGCGGATGCTGGAACTCCTCGCCGGGGCGGCGCCGGCCCTCGCGCTGATCAGCCTCGGCGCCTCGCTGCCGGTCCTGCACCGGGGGCATGTCGGCCCGCCCGTCCTGTTCGCGGTGGCGATCAAGCTCGTGGTCATGCCGCTCTGCATGGCCCTCGCCGTGACCGTGGCGGGGATCCCGCAGCCCGCCGCGATCGTCATGGTGGTGACGGCCGCGCTGCCGACGGGTGCGAACGCCTTCCTCCTCGCCCACCGGTCGGGCGCGATGATGGAGGTCTCGGCCGCCACGGTGGTGGTCGCGACGGTCGTCGCCGTGGCGACGCTCACCGCCATCGTCTCGGCCGGGTCCTGA
- a CDS encoding aspartate/glutamate racemase family protein, with product MPPDSTPPLGIIMLDTRFERPPGDVGHPASWPFPVLFETVRGATARRVVGGQDAALGDAFVQAGERLRARGAIGIVTSCGFLAARQRALAARMTLPLATSSLMQLPLIDRCLPGGRRAGVVTYDADALNPAHFVEVGADPATPVVGLPADGALRGLIERGAPYDAAALARDVLEAAGRLVARGDIGAILMECTNLPPFSKAVAERYDLPVFDIITLGRWFHSGLLQTRYR from the coding sequence ATGCCCCCCGATTCCACCCCGCCCCTGGGCATCATCATGCTCGACACCCGGTTCGAGCGCCCGCCCGGCGATGTCGGGCATCCGGCGAGCTGGCCCTTCCCGGTCCTGTTCGAGACCGTCCGCGGCGCCACCGCGCGCCGGGTCGTCGGAGGGCAGGACGCCGCGCTGGGCGACGCCTTCGTCCAGGCCGGGGAGCGGCTGCGGGCGCGGGGCGCCATCGGCATCGTCACGTCGTGCGGCTTCCTGGCCGCACGGCAGCGCGCCCTCGCCGCCCGGATGACCCTGCCGCTCGCCACGTCGAGCCTGATGCAGCTCCCCCTGATCGACCGCTGCCTGCCCGGCGGCAGACGGGCCGGGGTCGTCACCTACGACGCCGACGCGCTCAACCCCGCGCATTTCGTCGAGGTGGGCGCCGATCCCGCGACGCCGGTCGTGGGCCTGCCCGCGGACGGGGCTCTGCGCGGCCTGATCGAGCGGGGGGCGCCCTACGATGCGGCGGCGCTGGCGCGCGACGTGCTAGAGGCCGCCGGGCGCCTGGTCGCGCGCGGCGACATCGGCGCGATCCTGATGGAATGCACCAACCTGCCCCCGTTCTCGAAGGCCGTCGCCGAGCGCTACGACCTTCCCGTCTTCGACATCATCACCCTGGGCCGCTGGTTTCACTCGGGCCTTCTGCAAACACGATACCGGTAG
- the paaA gene encoding 1,2-phenylacetyl-CoA epoxidase subunit PaaA, producing MYAQLVKTDSTHVRGRDEMSAEERAFQERIDRGEKIEPKEWMPEGYRKTLIRQIGQHAHSEIVGQLPEGNWITRAPTLERKAILLAKVQDEAGHGLYLYCAAETLGVSRDELMELLHAGKMKYSSIFNYPTLTWADMGAVGWLVDGAAIMNQVPLQRTSYGPYSRAMIRICKEESFHQRQGYDLMRTMARGTPAQKHMAQDALNRFWYPALMMFGPSDKDSVHSVQSMAWKIKMNTNDELRQKFVDQTVPQAEHLGLTVPDENLRWNDEKGGYDFSEPDWNEFYEVIAGNGPCNRERLGARVKAWEDGAWFRDGLKAHADKAARRSAMAVAAE from the coding sequence ATGTATGCGCAGCTGGTGAAGACGGACAGCACCCATGTCCGCGGGCGCGACGAGATGTCGGCCGAGGAGCGCGCGTTCCAGGAGCGGATCGACCGGGGCGAGAAGATCGAGCCGAAGGAGTGGATGCCCGAGGGCTACCGCAAGACCCTGATCCGGCAGATCGGCCAGCACGCCCATTCGGAGATCGTCGGGCAATTGCCGGAGGGCAACTGGATCACCCGCGCGCCCACCCTGGAGCGCAAGGCGATCCTGCTCGCCAAGGTCCAGGACGAGGCCGGCCACGGGCTCTACCTCTACTGCGCCGCCGAGACGCTCGGGGTCAGCCGCGACGAGCTGATGGAGCTGCTCCACGCCGGCAAGATGAAGTATTCGTCGATCTTCAACTATCCGACCCTGACCTGGGCCGACATGGGCGCGGTCGGCTGGCTGGTCGACGGCGCGGCGATCATGAACCAGGTGCCGCTGCAACGGACCTCCTACGGACCCTACAGCCGGGCGATGATCCGGATCTGCAAGGAGGAGAGCTTCCACCAGCGCCAGGGCTACGACCTCATGCGGACGATGGCGCGGGGCACGCCGGCGCAGAAGCACATGGCGCAGGATGCCCTCAACCGGTTCTGGTACCCGGCGCTGATGATGTTCGGCCCCTCCGACAAGGATTCGGTCCACTCCGTCCAGTCGATGGCCTGGAAGATCAAGATGAACACCAACGACGAGCTGCGCCAGAAGTTCGTCGACCAGACCGTGCCGCAGGCCGAGCATCTCGGCCTGACGGTGCCGGACGAGAATCTGCGCTGGAACGACGAGAAGGGCGGCTACGACTTCTCGGAGCCGGACTGGAACGAGTTCTATGAGGTCATCGCCGGCAACGGGCCGTGCAACCGCGAGCGGCTGGGCGCCCGGGTCAAGGCCTGGGAGGACGGCGCCTGGTTCCGCGACGGGCTGAAGGCCCATGCCGACAAGGCGGCGCGGCGCTCCGCCATGGCCGTCGCGGCGGAGTGA